DNA from Petropleomorpha daqingensis:
ATCCGTAAAGCGACTCCGGCCAGTACTCCCTAACGTCTCTTGACACGCGACCAAATACGGAACCTACTGGTTTAGCCACAGTGGGGGAGGGGCCATGCACTCAGCCAACGGTGCGCCACACCTCAGCGACCGCGATGTCGAACTCCTCCGCCACCTGGCCGCCGGGAGGTCCACCTCCCAGATCGCGGCGGCGATGGAGATCTCCGGCAACACGGTCCGCACGCGCATCCACCGCGTCACGGCGAAGCTCGAGGTGGTCAGCAGGGTCGACGCCGTCCGGACGGCGGAGGCCCACGGCGTCCTCTGATCGATCGTCATTCGAAAGGTCGACTGGCCGAACGGCCCTGGTCTGCCACACTGACCTCGCTCCGCCAGGTGACGACAGAGGGCTTCGGTCCGTGGTGCGCTCGCCTGGCGGAGCCTGTCCGCAGCGGGATGGCACCATCGCCCCGTGTCACCGGAGCCGGTCGACGTGCTGAGCGCCGCCGATCCTGTGGCGGCCGTGCTGTCGGCGCACGCCGGCCGACGGCCGATCGCGGTGCGCACCTCGGGCACGAGCGCGCGACCCCGCCGGGTGGTCCGCAGCACGGCGTCCTGGGTGGACTCCTTTCCCGCGGTGTCCGAGCTGACCGGCATCGGCCCTGGCTCGCGGGTCTGGCTGCCCGGCCCGCTGAGCGCCTCGATGAACCTGTTCGCCGCGGTCCACGCCCGGTTCACCGGCGCCGAGGTCGGCCCGACCCCGGACCGGGCGACGCACGCCTGCCTGACACCGACGGCGCTCGCCGGTGCGCTCGAGGACGGCGTCGACCTGGCCGGCGTGCACGTCGTCGTCGCCGGTGACCGGCTCGGCCGCGACCGGAGCGGCCGGGCCGCCGCCGCGGGAGCGCGGACGAGTCACTACTACGGCGCGGCCGAGCTGTCGTTCGTGGCCTGGGGCAGCGACGAGGACGACCTGCGCCCCTTCCCGGGCGTCGAGGTGGACATCCGCGACGGCGTCGTCTGGGCGCGGTCGCCCTACCTCGCCCTCGGGTACCTCGAGGACGGCGGGCCGCTGCGGGTCGCCGAGGACGGGTTCGCCACGGTCGGCGACCGCGGCCGCCTCGACGACGGCGTGCTCACCGTGCTCGGGCGGGGGACCGACGCCGTGCTGACCGGCGGCGTCACGGTCCTGGTCGACGACGTGGAGCAAGCCCTGCGCCGGGCCACCGGCACCGAGGTCGTGGTCGTCGGGCTCCCGCACGCGCGCTTCGGGCAGTTGGTCGCCGCCGTACTGACCGACCGGACGGCGGTGCCCGCCGCGCGGGCGGCGGCGGGAGAGCTGCCGCCGCCGCAACGACCCCGGCGCTGGTTCTGCCTGCCCCGCTGGCCGGTGACC
Protein-coding regions in this window:
- a CDS encoding response regulator transcription factor, encoding MHSANGAPHLSDRDVELLRHLAAGRSTSQIAAAMEISGNTVRTRIHRVTAKLEVVSRVDAVRTAEAHGVL
- a CDS encoding AMP-binding protein — protein: MSPEPVDVLSAADPVAAVLSAHAGRRPIAVRTSGTSARPRRVVRSTASWVDSFPAVSELTGIGPGSRVWLPGPLSASMNLFAAVHARFTGAEVGPTPDRATHACLTPTALAGALEDGVDLAGVHVVVAGDRLGRDRSGRAAAAGARTSHYYGAAELSFVAWGSDEDDLRPFPGVEVDIRDGVVWARSPYLALGYLEDGGPLRVAEDGFATVGDRGRLDDGVLTVLGRGTDAVLTGGVTVLVDDVEQALRRATGTEVVVVGLPHARFGQLVAAVLTDRTAVPAARAAAGELPPPQRPRRWFCLPRWPVTEAGKVDRAAVAELAAAGRLDPVPVVA